A genomic region of bacterium CG_4_10_14_0_2_um_filter_33_32 contains the following coding sequences:
- a CDS encoding iron-sulfur cluster assembly scaffold protein codes for MSEFSPYSEKVMDHFQNPRNIGEIKNPDGLGRVGNPTCGDIMLLTIKVGERDSDEYIEDIKFKTFGCAAAIATSSMITEMAKGKSLKEAYNIERKDVSGELGGLPPVKEHCSNLSADALKKAIDDYKNKKN; via the coding sequence ATGTCAGAATTTTCACCATATTCAGAAAAAGTAATGGATCATTTCCAAAATCCTCGCAACATCGGAGAAATTAAAAATCCCGATGGCTTAGGAAGAGTAGGCAATCCGACTTGTGGGGACATCATGCTTCTTACAATTAAGGTAGGCGAAAGAGACAGCGACGAATACATTGAGGATATAAAATTTAAAACTTTTGGCTGTGCTGCCGCCATTGCTACAAGCTCAATGATAACTGAAATGGCGAAAGGTAAAAGCTTAAAAGAAGCTTATAATATTGAAAGAAAAGATGTTTCTGGAGAGCTCGGTGGTTTACCGCCCGTAAAAGAACATTGCTCAAATTTATCCGCAGATGCTTTAAAAAAAGCAATAGATGATTATAAAAATAAGAAAA
- a CDS encoding cysteine desulfurase NifS: MKEYYFDYAATTPVDSQVFKEMEPYLRDKYGNPSSIYNKGQEARLAIEGAREKIANILGSDTSEIIFTSCATESNNLAIKGVYFSRYLKNQGNHIITSPIEHHSVLDTIKYLKDNFNADVTELPVSTAGIIDPEDVKKSIKDSTVLVSIMYANNEIGTIEPIEEIAYIIKDINKIREAKNLPPVYFHTDAVQGVQYLDSRVDKLGINFLSITGHKFYAPKGVGVLYVKRGSIFLPQQNGGGQEKHRRAGTENVANIVGMAKALELAIGKKTKEVERLRLLRDKLIEQVLNIPGSVLTGDNEKRLPHIASFVFKNVEGESLLLKLNTKGFYVSTGSACASGSLQPSHVLTAVGLKPEMTHSSIRISMGQYTTEDDVNAFVKILPDIIDDLRGISSGVLEND, encoded by the coding sequence ATGAAAGAATACTATTTTGATTATGCGGCTACAACGCCGGTAGACAGCCAAGTTTTTAAGGAAATGGAACCATATCTTAGGGATAAATATGGTAATCCTTCAAGCATCTATAACAAGGGGCAAGAAGCACGGTTAGCAATCGAGGGAGCACGGGAGAAAATAGCTAATATCTTAGGTTCAGATACATCTGAAATAATTTTTACCTCCTGTGCTACCGAATCTAACAATCTAGCGATTAAAGGCGTTTATTTTTCACGGTATTTAAAAAATCAAGGTAATCATATAATTACTTCTCCTATAGAGCATCATTCAGTTTTAGATACAATTAAATATCTAAAAGATAATTTTAATGCTGATGTGACTGAATTGCCTGTTTCTACTGCAGGAATTATTGATCCGGAGGATGTGAAAAAATCTATAAAAGATTCTACTGTTTTGGTATCAATCATGTATGCAAATAATGAAATAGGTACAATAGAGCCGATTGAAGAGATAGCTTATATAATAAAAGATATAAACAAGATTCGTGAAGCTAAAAATTTACCCCCGGTTTATTTCCATACCGATGCGGTTCAGGGTGTGCAGTATTTAGATTCCAGAGTTGATAAACTTGGCATTAATTTTTTAAGTATTACTGGACATAAATTTTATGCTCCCAAAGGTGTTGGGGTATTATATGTAAAAAGAGGTTCAATTTTTTTACCTCAGCAGAATGGCGGGGGGCAAGAAAAACATAGAAGGGCCGGCACTGAAAATGTTGCAAACATAGTTGGCATGGCAAAGGCTTTAGAATTAGCTATTGGAAAGAAGACTAAGGAAGTTGAAAGATTGCGTTTACTTAGAGACAAATTGATAGAGCAGGTTTTGAATATCCCGGGTTCGGTATTAACAGGAGATAACGAAAAACGTCTTCCTCATATTGCCAGTTTTGTTTTTAAGAATGTTGAGGGAGAATCATTGCTTCTAAAACTTAATACAAAAGGATTCTATGTTTCTACTGGATCCGCTTGCGCTTCAGGTTCATTACAACCTTCTCATGTATTAACGGCTGTTGGGTTAAAGCCAGAAATGACTCATAGTTCTATAAGGATATCGATGGGTCAGTATACTACCGAAGATGATGTTAATGCTTTTGTTAAAATTTTGCCGGATATTATTGATGATCTTCGAGGTATTAGTTCAGGAGTTTTAGAAAACGACTAA